In Rhinatrema bivittatum chromosome 11, aRhiBiv1.1, whole genome shotgun sequence, a single window of DNA contains:
- the LOC115073421 gene encoding uncharacterized protein LOC115073421 translates to MIGNCKRLGLLPGVLYGLILCMKPVTTSPTPCLGCGNQTLIQSRDKAQLMESPAQELFMAYVFEQDLQSYDFICDEPVAWFPAKGMSKLPKMQMLKEIYRTLLNLGTAFVVMVEQQTALNPESSLLEKLNAAERSVKGLESNIFCYLCSKKAFSDKIFPSDMPSTADVYDQKREGCRVLKSYSEFIKEVFVGLKRISMQGSKKQRSRKLHKTALHSILSK, encoded by the exons ATGATTGGGAATTGTAAAAGGCTTGGGCTTCTACCAG GTGTTCTTTATGGGCTGATTCTGTGCATGAAGCCAGTAACGACTAGCCCGACTCCCTGCCTTGGGTGTGGAAATCAGACGCTAATTCAAAGCAGAGACAAGGCTCAACTAATGGAAAGCCCGGCCCAGGAGCTCTTTATGGCCTAT GTTTTTGAACAAGATCTGCAGTCGTACGACTTCATTTGTGATGAGCCAGTCGCGTGGTTTCCTGCGAAGGGTATGAGTAAGCTGCCCAAGATGCAAATGCTGAAGGAAATCTACAGAACTCTGTTAAACCTGGGCACAGCCTTCGTTGTCATGGTGGAACAGCAGACAGCACTAAATCCAGAAAGCAGCTTGCTTGAAAAATTAAATGCTGCAGAAAGAAGCGTAAAAGGCCTTGAGTCTAACATCTTTTGTTACCTCTGTTCTAAAAAGGCTTTTTCTGACAAGATCTTCCCATCAGATATGCCAAGCACAGCAGACGTCTATGATCAAAAGCGCGAAGGGTGCAGAGTTCTGAAAAGTTACTCAGAGTTCATCAAGGAAGTTTTTGTTGGTTTAAAGAGGATCAGCATGCAAGGAAGCAAAAAACAAAGAAGCAGGAAACTTCACAAAACTGCATTGCATTCTATTTTAAGCAAATAG